CTGGCCAGGCGGCCAGCGATGCGCATCATCTCGATTTCCTGCGGGGTTTTCAGATTCACGCTCATGGCGCCCATTATCGCCGATCCGGCTGCAATCTGAACGAACGCCACCCAACTGGCGATCCGGGGCATGCACGGTTCCGGCAAGGAAAGTGAAAGCGTGACGTGCTCCACTCTTTCGCATGCCTATTTATCACGGATTACAGACACTTACCCGCACAAGCTGGCCCTGACCATGATCAAAGCGGCCCTGAACGTGCCGCCTTCGCCTTGTTCAACAGACCTTCGGGTCAGGGAGGTTGTCCATGCGATCCACGCTCCGCTCACCGCTCGCCTGGGCCCTGACCGGACTGTTGCTGGCCGGCCCCGCACTGGCGGCCGATACCACGACCTTCAACGTCACCCTGGTGGTCACCAAGGCCTGCACGATCACGGCCGCGGCCGCCACCAACGTTGATTTCGGCACGGCGGCTTCGACCACGGCGACCCCCACCCTGGGCCAGGGTACGGTGACCGCGCAGTGCTCGGCGCTGACCCCGTACACGATCTCGCTGAACGCGGGCGCCAACGCCAGCACGGCCAACGACGTCACCACCCGCCGCATGAAGAACACCAATGCGGCCGTGACCGCCAACAACTACGTCGGCTACCAGCTCTACCAGGACGCCGCCCACACCCTGGTCTGGGGCGCCACCACCGGCACCAATACCCAGGCCGGCATCGGCACCGGCCTGGCCGTGCCCTACATCGTCTACGGCCAGATCCTGAACCTGAGCACCAACAATCCGGCCACCGGCAACTACCTGGATACGGTCACCGCCACGATCACCTATTGATGGAGCACGCCCGCATGGCCGGACCCCGCCCGTGGCGCGCCACCGGCGTGGCGCTGCTCGCCCTGAGCCTGCTGCTCGCCACCGCCGTCGGCGCCACCAGCCTGCAGGTCGCCCCCACCAGCCTGCAGCTCGAAGCCCGCCAGCGCGCAGGCGAACTGTGGCTGACCAACAGCGGCACCTCGCCGGTCAGGCTGCAGGTGCGGGTCTTCCGCTGGGTACAGCAGGATGGCCAGGAACAACTGCTGCCCACCGATGAACTGCTGGCCACCCCTCCGATGCAGGAACTGGGCGCTGGCCAGCAGCAGCTGGTTCGGGTGATGCGCCCGAACCACGAACCGCCTGCGGCACAGCAGTACTACCGGCTGATCGTCGACGAAGTGCCTGACCTGGCGACCCGCGCCAACGGCATGCAGTTCGTGCTGCGCTATTCGATTCCGGTGTTCGTGCAACCCTCGGGGGGCAAGCTGGCCGCGCAACTCCGGGCGCACCTGGTGAAGCTGGAAGACGGACGCAACGGCGTGGAGGTGGCCAACACCGGCAACAGCTATGCACAGATCGCCGACCTCGCGCTGGGCAGCGTCCAGCGTCCGCGCATCGTGCACCCCGGCCTGCTGGGGTATGTACTGCCCGGGCAGGTGATGCGCTGGCCGATCGAGCGCACGGCCATCGACCGCGACAACGACCAGATCACGGCCAAGCTCAATGGCGAGTCGGAACAGACGCCGCTGTCGCCACCACCGGCTCGCTGAGGCGTTGATGGGCGCGCTGTTGGCTGCTCTGGCTCCTGCGGCGACCGAGGCCGCCGATGTGTCCGGCATGGCTGCTGCCGGGGCTGCGGATGTCTCCGGTGTATCGGCCGATGCGATCCTGCCTGCGCCCACGCCCCTGACCGCCGGCCAGACGCTTTACCTGGATGTCTCGCTCAACAGCACGCCGCGCGGCCTGCTGCCGTTCACCGAAAACCGTGGCCGGCTGCAGGCCAGTCCGGACGTGCTGCGCCAGCTCGGCTTCAGCGCCCGCGGCGATGCGCCGGTCTATCTGGACCAGATCAGCGGGGCCGTGGTGCGCTACGACGCGCATATGCAGACCCTGGCCCTGGACGTGCCACTGGACCAGCTGACCCTGCCGACCACCGTGCTCAGCCAGCCGCAGACCCGCGCACCGGCCGGCAGCGCCTCGCCCGGTCTGCTGCTGAACTACGACGTCTATGGCAGCCGGGTCGACACGCTCGGCAACCTCAGCCTCAGCTCGGAGCTGCGCCTGTTCGGGATCGGCAACGGCACCTTCGAAAACACGGCGATCAGCCGCCGCTACCAGCAATCCGGTGACCGCCGCTGGCGTGGTGAGAGCGTGCGCCTGGACACCCGCTGGAGCCTGGACTTCCCCGACAGGGCGATGACCCTGGACGTCGGCGACTTCTACAGCGGTTTCGTCGACTGGACCCGCCCCGTGCGCATGGGCGGCCTGCAGATCGGCCGCAACTACGGCCTGCAGCCCTACCGCGTGCTCACGCCCACCCCCAGCTTCCTCGGCCAGGCCGTGGTGCCGTCCACGGTCGAGCTGTACGTCGACGGCCTGCGCCAGTACAGCGGGCAGGTGCCGGTCGGTCCATTCCAGCTGGCCGCGCAACCCGGCATCAGCGGCACCGGCAGTGCACAGGTGGTGGTGACCGATGCATTCGGGCGCATGCAGACGCTGGATTTCAGTTTCTATGGCACCCAGCAGCTGCTGGCCAAGGGCCTGTCGGACTGGTCGGTCGGCGTTGGCCACCTGCGTGAGGATTTCGGCCAGCGCTCCTTCACCTACGACGATCGCACCGTGGCCAGTGCCAGCTGGCGCGGCGGCGTCAGCGATACCTTTACCGGTGAAGCGCATGCCGAAGGCGGTGGGGGTCTGACCCAGGCCGGCATCGGCGGCTGGTGGCTGCTCGGCGGTGCGGGCGTGTTCAACGCCGCCTATGCGCACAGCGACTACCACGGCCTGCAGGGTAGGCAATGGGCACTGGGCTACAGCTGGAACAACCGCCGACTCAACGTCAATCTGCGCACCGTGCGCAGCCATGGTGATTACCGCGACCTGGGCGCACTGCAGGGCAACCTGCCGCCGAGCATCAGCGAACAGGCCACGGTCGGCGCCGATCTGCTGCGGCTGGGCACACTCAGCGCCAGCTACCTGCGACTGCGCTACCCCGACGGCGAGGACAACCGCTACGCCAGCCTGTTCTGGTCGCGCACCTGGAGCCAGCGCTGGTCGGCGTACCTGTCGGTGAACCAGAACCTGGACAAGAGCGATGACCGCAGCATCTACCTCTCGGTCACCGCCAGCCTGGGCAACAACCGCCAGGCCAGCCTGTCCAGCCAGCGCAATGGCGACAGCCAGAGCTGGGTGGCCGATGTCACCCAGCCGGTGCCCGGCGACGGCAGCGCCGGCGGTGTCGGTTGGCGCGCGCAGGTGCGCCATGGCGAGGATGGCAATGGTGGCCTGGCCGAAGTCGGCATCCTCAATGACGTCGGTCGCTACTCATTCGGCGCCTCGCGCCAGGGCGGCCTGAACTATGCCTACGCCAGCGCCAGTGGAAGCCTGGTGTGGATGGGCGGGCACGCCTTCGCCACCCGCGAGGTCTCCGACGCATTCGCGGTGATCAGCACCAATGGCGTCGGCGGCGTGCCGGTGCGGCTGGAAAACCGGCTGATCGGCGTGACCGATGATCGCGGCCTGCTGCTGGTCAGCCCGCTGCTGTCCTGGCAGCGCAACCGCGTCTCCATCGATACCCTGGACCTGCCTGAGGACATGCGTGCCGACCGCATCGAAGACTGGGTGACCCCACGCCAGCGCGCGGGCACGCGGGTGACCTTCGCACTGCGCTCGCGGCCTTCGCTGAGCCTGACCCTGTACGGCATGGACGGGCAACCGCTGGAGGTCGGCAGCGAGGTGCAGCTGCCGGACGGGCGCCAGGCGCTGGTGGGCTATGACGGTCTGCTGTACCTGGAAGACGTGGCCGCCGGCAGCGTGTTGTACATCACCACCAGCCGCGGCCAGTGCCGGGTGAAGGTGCCGGACCTGCCCAAGGTGGTGGCCACCGGTGCACGCCCCAAACCGGCGCCGCTGCAGTGCATTCCGGAGGTGGCGCCATGAAGGTGCTGCTGCTCGGATTGCTGCTGGTTGCCTGCCTGCTGGCGGCCGTGCCGGCACGTGCCACCGCGGTCTGCACCGCCATCGCCGACCCGACGCTGCCGTTCGGCAATGTGAACAGCAATGCGCCCGGCGCAACCACCGGCACGCTCAACATCACGGTGTCCTGTACCACCGCCGCGCTCAGCCTGCTGGCCACCACCGGCGTGCGGGTCTGCGTGGGCATCGGCGCCGGCAGCGGCGGCGGCAGCAGCTCCACCTGGCGCACGATGAAGACCAGCGCCAGCGACAGCATGAATTTCCAGCTCTACAACACCTCCAACTTCAGCCAGGCAACCGGGCTGACCCCGCGCGGCACGCCGCCGGCGCAGGAACTGACCATGACCTACAACGTGCCGTTGCTGACCGGCGGCAGTGGCGCGCAGGCCACCCAGCTGTTCGCGCAGATCCCGGCCAACCAGGTGCTGGCCTCCGGCGCTTACAGCAGCACCTTCAGTGGGGCGAACGTGGTGCTGACCTGGGCCTGGAACGAAGTGCTGCTCGGCACGGCCACCGTGCCCGCCACCTGCAACGGCGGCGCCACCGGCACCAACAGCGCCAGTGCCGCCTTCAGCTTCACCGCCACCGCCGAGGTGTTGCCGCAGTGCGGGAGCTACGTCACCACCAACATGAACTTCGGCAACGTCTCCGGCAGCATCCCCGCCAACATCGACCAGACCGCCACCTTGACCCTGACCTGCCTGAAGAACACCGCCTACCAGGTCAGCCTCAACAACGGCCAGAACAACCCCACTGCCACCAGCACGCGACGCATGGCCACCACCATCGGCGCCAGCACCTACTACCTCACCTACGAGCTGTACCGCGATTCCACACGCACCCAGCGCTGGGGCAACACGCTGACCGTCGATACCGCCAGCGGCACCGGCACTGGCAGCGCGCAGCAGCTGACGATCTATGGCCGGGTGCCGCCGGTCACTGGCCAACCGCCGGCCGGCACCTACAACGACGTTGTGCAGGTGACGATCACCTATTGAGTCCCCTGTAGAGCCGAGCCCTTGCTCGGCTGCATTTTTTGGCAGCCGGCAGGCCGAGCATGGGCTCGGCTCTACAGTTCCGGCACATCCAGCCGATACCGCGCAGCGAGATCTTTCAGCACGGTGGTTGGCAGGTGGTTCGCGCAATTCTGATCGGGGCGATGCTGGTCGCCAGCACGCCCGCATGGGCTGAACCCAGTCCCGCGCCGCTGCAGATCCGCCTGACCGTGGTCGAAGCCTGTCGCGATGACCCCGGCAGCACCCACTGCCCCGCCCCCCACCAGCGCAGCGACGCACCGCAACTGCCTCCCCAGGTCCGCGAGCTCGCACCTCCCGCCGACGACGAAGACTCGACGTCCGCCGTAACCGTCATCTACTGATGCGGGCACTTCCGACCCTGTTGGCGATGCTGCTGGCGTGGCCTGCCGCAGCACTGGACCTGTTGCCGACCACACTGCAACTGCCCGCCGAAGGTGGCCAGGGCGAACTGTGGCTCTACAACCCCGGTCCCGGCCGCTGGCAGGGGCGGGTGCAGATCCTGGCGTGGGAACAGCAGACCGACGCCGAAGTGCTGCGCCCCACCGACCAGGTTCTCGCCAGCCCCACCCAGCTCGACATCCCGCCCGGTATCCGCCAGCGCATCTGGCTGCTGCCACGCCAGCCGACACCCTCAGTCGGCGAACAGGCCTATCGGGTCGTCCTGGCCCCCGCTACGCCAGGCCTGCAGCGCTATTCCCTGCCGCTGTTCCGAGGGCACGCCACACCAATGGCCCAGCCGCGGCTGCATGCAGGGATCGAACCGGGCCAGTCACAGACCTTTCTGCGACTGCGAAACACCGGTACCCTGCACGCACGCCTGAACGATCTCGCCTACATCGCCAGCGACGGCCGGCGCACCCTGCTGCTGCCGGGCCTGGCCGGCTATCTGCTGGCCGGCCGTGAGCGCCGCTGGGCCCTGCCCGCCCACGCCGATGGCTACGCCGGCGGTCATTTCCAGGCCCGGCTGCAGGATGGCCGCGTGGTCGATCTGGCCGCTCCAGACCCGGCAATTGCAGCGAGCGCACCGAGCGGGCTATAATCGACCGGATTCCTGCCGCCTGCGTGCGCGGGAGCCCGTCCACACCGGACGTCACCGGTGAATCCACACCTGCTGCCCCCATCCGTGCCGGGGTGCTCCGCAAGGAGTTCGGCCACGGAGGCAACAGGGAAGCCCAACCCCGGAACCGATCGCGCTTCCACGTGTCCCGCATACCTATCCCCGCGGGCGGAATCGCTGGTTCCATATCAGGAGTATTGCAATGCCCCAGGTCACCATGCGTCAGATGCTGGAAGCCGGCGTCCACTTCGGCCACCAGACCCGCTACTGGAACCCGAAGATGGCTCCGTACATCTTCGGCGCCCGCGGCAAGATCCACATCATCAACCTGGAAAAGACCGTCCCGCTGTTCAACGACGCGATGAACTTCATCTCGTCGGTTGCCCAGAAGCGCGGCACCGTCCTGTTCCTGGGCACCAAGCGCAGCGCCCGCGAAACCATCAAGGAAGAAGCCGAACGTTGCGGCATGCCGTTCATGAACCAGCGTTGGCTGGGCGGCACCCTGACCAACTTCCGTACCGTCAAGCAGTCGGTTGCCCGCCTGAAGGAACTGGAAGCCGGTGAAACCGACGGCACCTTCGAGAAGCTGGTCAAGCACGAAGTGCTGGGCCTGCGTCGCGAGCGCGACAAGCTGGAAGCCTCGCTGGGCGGCATCAAGGACATGAACCGCCTGCCGGACGCCATCTTCGTGATCGACATCGGCCACGAAGACATCGCGATCAAGGAAGCCAAGAAGCTGGGCATCCCGGTCATCGCCGTGGTCGACACCAACTACAACCCGGAACTGGTTGATTACGCCATCCCGGGCAACGACGACGCCATCCGCGCCGTGCAGCTGTACGCCCGCGCCGCTGCCGACGCCGTGCTGGAAGGCAAGGCCGCTGCTCCGCACGCCGCTTCGGTGCGCGAAGAGGAGTTCGCTGAAGCCGCTGCCGAAGGCGAAGAGAAGCCGGCCCGCCGCGCTCCGGCCAAGAAGGCTGCCAAGAAGGGCGACGACGCCCAGGCCTGATCCAGGCCCCGGGGTGGACGCCCGGCGTCCACCCTCCCTGCGCGCAGCCCCTTGGCGCGTGACAGGACCGTGTCACACGGGCCGGCCACCATGCCGGCCCTACCCCTTTCTTTCGTGAGGTAATCCCGTGGAAATCACTGCTTCCCTGGTCAAGGAACTGCGCGAGCGCACCGGCGCCGGCATGATGGAATGCAAGAAGGCGCTCACCGAAGCCAACGGCGACATCGACGCTGCTGCTGAAGCCATGCGCAAGTCCGGCGCTGCCAAGGCCGACAAGAAGGCTGACCGCGTGGCCGCCGAAGGCCGTCTGGGCCTGGCCCAGGACGGCGGCAAGGCCGTGCTGGTCGAAGTCAACTCGGAAACCGACTTCGTCGCCAACGATGACAACTTCAAGTCCTTCGTCAACGCCGTCGCCGCTGCCGCCCTGGCATCGGGCGCCACCGACGTGGAAGCCGTGAAGGCTGCCAAGCTGGCCGATGGCCGCACCGTTGAAGAAGCCCGCGCCACCGCCGTGCAGACCCTGGGTGAGAACATCCAGATCCGTCGCATGGTGAATGTCGACACCACCGGCAACATCGGTGCGTATGTCCACACCAACGGCAAGGTCGGCGTGCTGGTCGATCTGATCGGCGGCGACGTCGAGCTGGCTCGTGGCCTGGCCATGCACGTGGCTGCGCTGAAGCCGCCGCACAACAAGGCTGCGGACGTTCCGGCCGACTTCGTCGAGAAGGAAAAGGAAATCGAGCTGGCCAAGATGTCCGAAAAGGACAAGGCCAAGCCGGCCGACATCCTGGAAAAGATCATCAGCGGCAAGATCAACAAGATCGTCAGCGACGTGACCCTGTACGGCCAGACCTACGTGCTGGGCGACACCACCGTCGAGCAGGTGGTCAAGGCCGCTGGCGCCGATGTTGCTGGCTTCAAGCTGCTGATCGTCGGCGAAGGCATCGAGAAGGTGGTGGAAGACTACGCCGCCGAAGTTGCCAAGGCGATGCAGGTCTGATTCCAGCCCTCGGGCTGTGAAACGACCAGAAGGAGCCGCGGGAAACCGCGGCTCTTTTTTTATGTCCGGGACAACGGGAGGCCCATGCTCCACCTGTAGGCGCCCCCGCCTTCTGTGGGTGCGCACCGTTGATGCGCACACCTGCACCTTTGCGTTGCGCGCGAATCAGGCCGATACTCGGCACAGGGAATCAACAGTCATTTAGCAGGAACGAAAATCGCGGACTGTGATGCATTCCTAGGTATTCTTGTCCCAATGGAATTGAACGACCCGACATGCCTCCCGAGCTGACAGCTGCCCTGGCGCTCTGCCGCAACCTGCCCTCGCCACCCGGTATTGCCCTGCGCATCATCGAACTGGCACAGGACCCGGAAGCGGATATCGCCACCGCCGCCGACATCATCGCCATCGACATGGCGCTGAGTGCTCGCATGCTGCGCATCGCCAATTCGCCGCTGTACGCCAGCCGCCGCCGGATCGAGAACCTCGGCCAGGCGCTGACCATGCTCGGCCTGAATGCCACGATCAGCCTCGCCCTCGGCTTCACCGTCACCGAGGGACTGACCGGCGGTACCGGCGCCGACCACGACCTGCGCCAACGCGCCTGGAAGCGCAGCATCCTCAGCGCGCTGGCCGCCAGCCAGCTGGGCCAGGCCCGCGGCCTGCGCCGGCTGGAAGAACTGATGCTGGCCGGCCTGCTGCAGGACCTGGGCGTACTGTGCCTGGCCCAGGCCGAATCGGAGCGCTACCTGCCGCTGCTGCGCAAAGCGCGCGACAACATCGATCTGGTCGCGCGCGAGCGTGACGAACTGGGCTGCAGCCACGCCGAGGTCGGCGCCTGGGTGGCCGAGCAGTGGGGCCTGCCCCGCTATCTGGTGGAGAGCATCAGCCACAGCGAAGACCTGGACGCTGCGGAATCGCCATTCCAGGCCTGCGTGCAGCTGTCCGGCGCGGTGGCCGACATCTGGCTGGACGATGACGCCGATGCCGCCCGCGAGCGCGCCCTGCAGCAGGTGCATGACCGCCTTGAACTGGACAGTGCCCGCTTCGACCAGGTCCTGGCCCGCATGAGCGAGGCGCTGCCGGACATCGCCAGCCTGTTCGAGGCCGGCCTGAATTCCCCCTCGCGGGTGCGCGAGCTGATCGACCACGCGCAGGAGCTGGCAACCCTGCGCAACCTGCGCGAGCTGCAGGATGCCGACCAGGCCCGTCGCCGCGCCGACGAATTCGAAGCCCGGGCCAAGCGCCTGGCCGACCAGGCCCATCGTGACGCCCTCACCGGCGTGCTCAACCGGCGCCAGCTGGAAGCCGTGCTGGAGCAGGAATTCCTGCGCGCCGGTCGCCAGGGCTGGCCACTGTCGGTGGCCTTCATCGACCTGGACGACTTCAAGAAGATCAACGACGCCCATGGCCACCTGACCGGCGACGAGGTGCTGCGGGCCTTTGCCGGCAAACTGCAGGGCCAGCTGCGCCACAGCGACACCGTGGCCCGCTTCGGCGGTGAGGAGTTCGTCGCGCTGCTGCCCAACACCAGCGAAACGGTGGCCCTGGACGTGATCCGCCGGGTGCTGGCCAACATCGTCGCCACGCCGATGGCCGAACTGGAAGGCGGCCCGCTGTTCGTCACCTTCTCCGCCGGCGTGGCCACCCAGGGCGGCTACGAACGCTTCGCCGACGTGCAGGACCTGCTGCGCGCCGCCGACGACGTGCTGTACCGCTCCAAGAACCTCGGCCGCAACCGGGTGATCGCGCGCTCCCCCGGCGCCCTCGGCCACGACGAGCTGTCAGCGACCGCGGGCGCCGAGCTGGGCTGAACGGGAAGCCCCGGATGACCGGGGCGGATGCCAGGATTTTGCGCCGCAGTGCACAAAACACTATGGCCTGACGCCGCATGCGCGTAGAATCGCCCGCGATTTCCACGCACCCGAGGTCCCCATGTCCAAGCTCGCCTATCGCCGCATCCTTCTGAAACTGTCCGGGGAGGCGCTGATGGGAGATGAGGACTACGGCATCGACCCGAAGATCATCAACCGCCTGGCCCGTGAGGTCATCGAAGCCCAGCAGGCCGGTGCCGAAGTGGCGCTGGTGATCGGCGGCGGCAACATCTTCCGCGGCGCCGGCCTGGCCGCCGGTGGCATGGACCGGGTCACCGGCGACCAGATGGGCATGCTGGCCACCGTCATCAACGCCCTGGCCATGCAGGACGCGCTGGAGAAGCTCGGCGCCAAGGCGCGCGTGATGAGCGCCATCAAGATCAACGACGTGTGCGAGGACTACATCCGCCGCCGCGCCATCCGCCACCTGGAAAAGGGACGCCTGGTGATTTTCGCCGCCGGCGTCGGCAGCCCCTTCTTCACCACAGACTCCGGTGCCGCCCTGCGCGCGATCGAGATCGGCGCCGACCTGCTGCTGAAGGCCACCAAGGTCGATGGCGTGTACGACAAGGACCCGAACAAGCACAGCGATGCGGTCCGCTTCGACAGCCTGAGCTACGACGAAGTGATCCGCCGCGGCCTGGAAGTGATGGATACCGCCGCCTTCGCACTGGCCCGCGACAGCGACCTGCCGATGCGCGTGTTCGACATGGGCCAGCCGGGCGAGCTGCTGAAGATCCTCAACGGCGAGAACATCGGCACCCTGGTCCAGGGC
This genomic window from Stenotrophomonas maltophilia contains:
- a CDS encoding Csu type fimbrial protein, translated to MRSTLRSPLAWALTGLLLAGPALAADTTTFNVTLVVTKACTITAAAATNVDFGTAASTTATPTLGQGTVTAQCSALTPYTISLNAGANASTANDVTTRRMKNTNAAVTANNYVGYQLYQDAAHTLVWGATTGTNTQAGIGTGLAVPYIVYGQILNLSTNNPATGNYLDTVTATITY
- a CDS encoding fimbrial biogenesis chaperone, whose amino-acid sequence is MEHARMAGPRPWRATGVALLALSLLLATAVGATSLQVAPTSLQLEARQRAGELWLTNSGTSPVRLQVRVFRWVQQDGQEQLLPTDELLATPPMQELGAGQQQLVRVMRPNHEPPAAQQYYRLIVDEVPDLATRANGMQFVLRYSIPVFVQPSGGKLAAQLRAHLVKLEDGRNGVEVANTGNSYAQIADLALGSVQRPRIVHPGLLGYVLPGQVMRWPIERTAIDRDNDQITAKLNGESEQTPLSPPPAR
- a CDS encoding fimbria/pilus outer membrane usher protein, whose protein sequence is MGALLAALAPAATEAADVSGMAAAGAADVSGVSADAILPAPTPLTAGQTLYLDVSLNSTPRGLLPFTENRGRLQASPDVLRQLGFSARGDAPVYLDQISGAVVRYDAHMQTLALDVPLDQLTLPTTVLSQPQTRAPAGSASPGLLLNYDVYGSRVDTLGNLSLSSELRLFGIGNGTFENTAISRRYQQSGDRRWRGESVRLDTRWSLDFPDRAMTLDVGDFYSGFVDWTRPVRMGGLQIGRNYGLQPYRVLTPTPSFLGQAVVPSTVELYVDGLRQYSGQVPVGPFQLAAQPGISGTGSAQVVVTDAFGRMQTLDFSFYGTQQLLAKGLSDWSVGVGHLREDFGQRSFTYDDRTVASASWRGGVSDTFTGEAHAEGGGGLTQAGIGGWWLLGGAGVFNAAYAHSDYHGLQGRQWALGYSWNNRRLNVNLRTVRSHGDYRDLGALQGNLPPSISEQATVGADLLRLGTLSASYLRLRYPDGEDNRYASLFWSRTWSQRWSAYLSVNQNLDKSDDRSIYLSVTASLGNNRQASLSSQRNGDSQSWVADVTQPVPGDGSAGGVGWRAQVRHGEDGNGGLAEVGILNDVGRYSFGASRQGGLNYAYASASGSLVWMGGHAFATREVSDAFAVISTNGVGGVPVRLENRLIGVTDDRGLLLVSPLLSWQRNRVSIDTLDLPEDMRADRIEDWVTPRQRAGTRVTFALRSRPSLSLTLYGMDGQPLEVGSEVQLPDGRQALVGYDGLLYLEDVAAGSVLYITTSRGQCRVKVPDLPKVVATGARPKPAPLQCIPEVAP
- a CDS encoding Csu type fimbrial protein, with the translated sequence MKVLLLGLLLVACLLAAVPARATAVCTAIADPTLPFGNVNSNAPGATTGTLNITVSCTTAALSLLATTGVRVCVGIGAGSGGGSSSTWRTMKTSASDSMNFQLYNTSNFSQATGLTPRGTPPAQELTMTYNVPLLTGGSGAQATQLFAQIPANQVLASGAYSSTFSGANVVLTWAWNEVLLGTATVPATCNGGATGTNSASAAFSFTATAEVLPQCGSYVTTNMNFGNVSGSIPANIDQTATLTLTCLKNTAYQVSLNNGQNNPTATSTRRMATTIGASTYYLTYELYRDSTRTQRWGNTLTVDTASGTGTGSAQQLTIYGRVPPVTGQPPAGTYNDVVQVTITY
- a CDS encoding fimbrial biogenesis chaperone, with amino-acid sequence MRALPTLLAMLLAWPAAALDLLPTTLQLPAEGGQGELWLYNPGPGRWQGRVQILAWEQQTDAEVLRPTDQVLASPTQLDIPPGIRQRIWLLPRQPTPSVGEQAYRVVLAPATPGLQRYSLPLFRGHATPMAQPRLHAGIEPGQSQTFLRLRNTGTLHARLNDLAYIASDGRRTLLLPGLAGYLLAGRERRWALPAHADGYAGGHFQARLQDGRVVDLAAPDPAIAASAPSGL
- the rpsB gene encoding 30S ribosomal protein S2; amino-acid sequence: MPQVTMRQMLEAGVHFGHQTRYWNPKMAPYIFGARGKIHIINLEKTVPLFNDAMNFISSVAQKRGTVLFLGTKRSARETIKEEAERCGMPFMNQRWLGGTLTNFRTVKQSVARLKELEAGETDGTFEKLVKHEVLGLRRERDKLEASLGGIKDMNRLPDAIFVIDIGHEDIAIKEAKKLGIPVIAVVDTNYNPELVDYAIPGNDDAIRAVQLYARAAADAVLEGKAAAPHAASVREEEFAEAAAEGEEKPARRAPAKKAAKKGDDAQA
- the tsf gene encoding translation elongation factor Ts; this translates as MEITASLVKELRERTGAGMMECKKALTEANGDIDAAAEAMRKSGAAKADKKADRVAAEGRLGLAQDGGKAVLVEVNSETDFVANDDNFKSFVNAVAAAALASGATDVEAVKAAKLADGRTVEEARATAVQTLGENIQIRRMVNVDTTGNIGAYVHTNGKVGVLVDLIGGDVELARGLAMHVAALKPPHNKAADVPADFVEKEKEIELAKMSEKDKAKPADILEKIISGKINKIVSDVTLYGQTYVLGDTTVEQVVKAAGADVAGFKLLIVGEGIEKVVEDYAAEVAKAMQV
- a CDS encoding sensor domain-containing diguanylate cyclase — translated: MPPELTAALALCRNLPSPPGIALRIIELAQDPEADIATAADIIAIDMALSARMLRIANSPLYASRRRIENLGQALTMLGLNATISLALGFTVTEGLTGGTGADHDLRQRAWKRSILSALAASQLGQARGLRRLEELMLAGLLQDLGVLCLAQAESERYLPLLRKARDNIDLVARERDELGCSHAEVGAWVAEQWGLPRYLVESISHSEDLDAAESPFQACVQLSGAVADIWLDDDADAARERALQQVHDRLELDSARFDQVLARMSEALPDIASLFEAGLNSPSRVRELIDHAQELATLRNLRELQDADQARRRADEFEARAKRLADQAHRDALTGVLNRRQLEAVLEQEFLRAGRQGWPLSVAFIDLDDFKKINDAHGHLTGDEVLRAFAGKLQGQLRHSDTVARFGGEEFVALLPNTSETVALDVIRRVLANIVATPMAELEGGPLFVTFSAGVATQGGYERFADVQDLLRAADDVLYRSKNLGRNRVIARSPGALGHDELSATAGAELG
- the pyrH gene encoding UMP kinase, with amino-acid sequence MSKLAYRRILLKLSGEALMGDEDYGIDPKIINRLAREVIEAQQAGAEVALVIGGGNIFRGAGLAAGGMDRVTGDQMGMLATVINALAMQDALEKLGAKARVMSAIKINDVCEDYIRRRAIRHLEKGRLVIFAAGVGSPFFTTDSGAALRAIEIGADLLLKATKVDGVYDKDPNKHSDAVRFDSLSYDEVIRRGLEVMDTAAFALARDSDLPMRVFDMGQPGELLKILNGENIGTLVQGRDPA